In Thermococcus camini, a genomic segment contains:
- the surE gene encoding 5'/3'-nucleotidase SurE, whose amino-acid sequence MVKILLINDDGIYSNGLRAAVKALSELGEVYVVAPLFQRSASGRAMTLHRPIRAKRFHIPGAKVAYGIDGTPTDCVVFSIARFGNFDLAVSGINLGENLSTEITVSGTASAAIEASTHGIPSIAISLEVEWKRTLGEGEGIDFSVASRFLGRIARAVLEKGLPKGVDMLNVNVPGDATPETEIAITRLARKRYCPTVEERIDPKGNPYYWIVGKLVRDFEPGTDSYALKVERKVSVTPVNIDMTAKVDFEELRNVLFGNT is encoded by the coding sequence ATGGTCAAAATCCTCCTCATCAACGACGACGGCATCTACTCCAACGGCCTGCGCGCGGCGGTGAAGGCCCTGAGCGAGCTCGGCGAGGTGTATGTGGTTGCACCTCTCTTCCAGAGGAGCGCGAGCGGAAGGGCAATGACTCTCCACAGGCCAATAAGGGCCAAGCGCTTCCACATTCCAGGCGCGAAGGTGGCCTACGGCATAGATGGAACGCCGACAGACTGCGTTGTGTTCTCAATAGCGCGCTTCGGGAACTTTGACCTGGCAGTTAGCGGGATAAACCTCGGCGAGAACCTCAGCACGGAGATAACGGTTTCTGGAACAGCCTCGGCCGCCATAGAAGCCTCCACCCATGGGATTCCAAGTATAGCTATAAGCCTCGAAGTGGAGTGGAAGAGAACGCTTGGGGAAGGTGAAGGAATAGACTTTTCCGTTGCGTCCCGTTTTCTGGGGAGGATAGCCAGGGCGGTTCTTGAGAAAGGCCTGCCAAAGGGTGTGGACATGCTCAACGTGAACGTGCCGGGCGATGCAACGCCTGAGACAGAAATAGCAATAACGAGACTCGCGAGGAAGCGCTACTGCCCAACGGTTGAAGAGCGCATAGACCCCAAGGGCAACCCCTACTACTGGATCGTGGGCAAACTTGTTCGGGACTTCGAGCCGGGAACGGATTCCTATGCGCTGAAGGTGGAGAGAAAGGTGAGCGTCACGCCGGTGAACATTGACATGACGGCGAAGGTGGATTTTGAAGAACTCAGAAACGTCCTTTTTGGCAATACATAG
- a CDS encoding BMP family lipoprotein, with amino-acid sequence MKKWLSLFLIGLMALSVVASGCISPGGEESTKGAIAIVYDVGGRGDLSFNDMAYLGASKAAKDFNLDLVELQSNSEDDYVKNLETLAAQKKYLVIIAVGFMMTDAVKQVADEYPDQKFAIIDGYIPDKDNVMSILFKENEGSALAGALAGLIAANDGKDKVGIVLGMEIPVLYKFEAGYRFGVKWAEDYYKQKEGKDVTIDVLYQYTGSFGDAAKGKAAARAQLAQGAWVIYQVAGGTGLGVFDAVGEVLDSQGKKMGPPFAIGVDSAQDWIKPGVIIASMMKRVDVGVYKAVEAAVNGDFRGGIVELGLKEGGVGISTVDDVMAMFDSLPEDTQKQKLKDLGFNSRDELKKYLEDTRAQVPNWIWEAVNDLAGKIKTGTIKVPAPMDKDGIIEVRNAKTWQEMMELAK; translated from the coding sequence ATGAAGAAATGGCTGAGCCTGTTTTTAATAGGCCTTATGGCCCTTAGCGTCGTGGCCAGTGGCTGTATATCCCCCGGTGGAGAGGAGTCCACTAAAGGCGCCATTGCCATCGTCTATGATGTCGGCGGAAGGGGTGACCTGAGCTTCAACGACATGGCGTACCTCGGTGCCAGCAAGGCGGCGAAGGACTTCAACCTCGACCTCGTTGAGCTCCAGAGCAACAGCGAGGACGACTACGTTAAAAACCTCGAAACCCTTGCCGCCCAGAAGAAGTACCTCGTTATCATAGCCGTCGGCTTCATGATGACCGACGCCGTTAAGCAGGTCGCGGACGAGTATCCCGACCAGAAGTTCGCCATTATCGATGGTTACATTCCTGACAAGGACAACGTCATGAGCATCCTCTTCAAGGAGAACGAGGGTTCGGCCCTTGCCGGTGCACTCGCTGGCCTCATAGCGGCCAACGACGGCAAGGACAAGGTCGGCATCGTTCTCGGAATGGAGATACCGGTTCTCTACAAGTTCGAAGCAGGCTACCGCTTTGGTGTTAAGTGGGCCGAGGACTACTACAAGCAGAAGGAGGGCAAGGACGTTACCATAGACGTCCTCTACCAGTACACCGGAAGCTTCGGCGACGCCGCCAAGGGTAAGGCCGCGGCCAGGGCCCAGCTCGCCCAGGGTGCCTGGGTCATCTACCAGGTCGCCGGCGGAACCGGGCTCGGTGTCTTTGACGCGGTTGGAGAGGTCCTCGACTCCCAGGGTAAGAAGATGGGTCCGCCGTTCGCTATCGGTGTTGACTCCGCCCAGGACTGGATCAAGCCAGGCGTTATCATAGCCAGCATGATGAAGCGCGTTGACGTCGGTGTTTACAAAGCCGTTGAGGCTGCGGTTAACGGCGACTTCAGGGGAGGAATAGTCGAGCTCGGCCTCAAAGAGGGCGGTGTCGGCATAAGCACCGTGGACGACGTTATGGCCATGTTCGACTCACTTCCTGAGGACACTCAGAAGCAGAAGCTCAAGGACCTCGGCTTCAACAGCAGGGACGAGCTCAAGAAGTATCTCGAGGACACCAGGGCCCAGGTTCCCAACTGGATATGGGAAGCCGTGAACGATCTTGCGGGCAAGATCAAGACCGGTACCATCAAGGTTCCGGCTCCCATGGACAAAGACGGAATTATAGAAGTTAGGAACGCCAAGACCTGGCAGGAAATGATGGAACTCGCCAAGTGA
- the ftsY gene encoding signal recognition particle-docking protein FtsY produces the protein MLGKLKEKLGSFVERVSQTEISEKDVENALWDLEIELLEADVALETVEELKERIKEKLVGQKVKIGTNKKAIVENAVREAVLEVLTPEKRIDLIELIRSKGEKPFVIAFVGFNGSGKTTTIAKLAHWLKKNGLGVVIAASDTFRAGAIEQVEEHAKRVGVKVIKHSYGADPAAVAYDAIQHAKARNIDVVLIDTAGRNELNRNLMDEMKKIARVTNPDLVIFVGDSLAGNSVVEQAKQFNEAVKIDGVILTKLDADARGGAALSISHAIGAPILFVGVGQGYDDLRPFDEKWFVERIFGE, from the coding sequence ATGCTGGGAAAGCTCAAGGAGAAGTTAGGCTCATTCGTGGAAAGGGTTTCACAGACTGAAATAAGTGAGAAGGACGTGGAAAACGCCCTCTGGGATCTGGAGATAGAGCTTCTCGAGGCGGACGTCGCCCTCGAAACCGTTGAGGAGCTCAAAGAGAGGATAAAGGAGAAACTCGTCGGCCAGAAGGTAAAAATAGGAACCAACAAGAAGGCCATCGTTGAAAACGCCGTTAGAGAGGCCGTTCTGGAAGTTCTCACGCCGGAGAAAAGGATAGACCTCATCGAGCTTATCAGGTCAAAGGGGGAGAAGCCCTTCGTCATAGCCTTCGTGGGCTTCAACGGCTCCGGAAAGACGACGACCATAGCCAAGCTCGCCCACTGGCTCAAGAAGAACGGCCTCGGAGTCGTCATAGCCGCGAGCGACACCTTCAGGGCTGGAGCGATAGAGCAGGTTGAGGAGCACGCGAAGAGGGTTGGCGTTAAGGTCATAAAACACTCCTACGGCGCCGACCCGGCGGCTGTTGCTTACGATGCAATCCAGCACGCCAAGGCCAGAAACATTGACGTCGTCCTCATAGACACCGCCGGAAGGAACGAGCTGAACAGGAACCTGATGGACGAGATGAAGAAGATAGCGCGCGTAACCAATCCCGATCTGGTGATATTCGTCGGCGACAGCTTAGCAGGCAACTCGGTGGTGGAGCAGGCAAAGCAGTTCAATGAGGCCGTAAAGATAGACGGGGTAATCCTCACGAAACTCGACGCGGACGCAAGGGGCGGTGCGGCCTTGAGCATAAGCCACGCGATTGGCGCGCCGATACTCTTCGTTGGCGTTGGACAGGGCTACGACGACCTAAGGCCCTTCGACGAGAAGTGGTTCGTGGAGAGGATTTTCGGGGAGTAG